The DNA window GACCTCGCATCCTTCCATCTGTTTATTATTAATATCTGAATCGCGGTTTTGACCTTCCAGTTTAATCCATGTCAGTTTGTCTCCATCCTTGAAATCTAGGCTTATTTTGTTAATAGTTCACTCCTCCTTGACGGTTTTATATATTCTAAACAATGTGATTTTCAGTTACCCATGTCTGTATACCCTTTTTTCCTGAGCCTTTTGTTAATAGACCCATCCTTGTTCTTCATTTTAACCAGTTTTCTACCGTACTTATCTCTACCCACCTCCTCAACAGTAACCTGATTTTTGCTTCTACCTGTAATGCCGGCAGCTACTCTCTTAGCTTTCTGTCCACCTTTTTGTCCGGATTCTGGAGCTCTGACATTTTGCAGTCTGAATCTGGTACCGTCAGAAAATGTGCCTGAATCTCCATCAGTCCAATGGACTTTCTTTTTGTGCTTGTTTTTCCTACTCATGTCAAGTTTTCCTCCTTATTTTTGAACAATCTTATTAATTTGTGAACCCTAAACGTTCACTATAATATCCTAACTATATAAAACTTTGGATATTTTTAATTTGAATACCTTTCTCGTATTCTAATGAAAACTTGTATATACAGAAACATATTTATTATAGACTAACATCCAGTAACATATAATGACAAACAGGACTCTAATAACTACAATATTTGATGTAGAACCGGTAATACTCTGCATAACTAAATTTTCACCGTCTAAAGTTATACTCTTAACAGAAGAGGATGCAGCTGATAAAAAAGTAGAATCAATAGAGACCATAGAAAAAACGTTCGGGTCGATGATTGAAATTAAAAGGAAATACACATCACTTTACGACCATGTACAGGTTGCTAGTGATGTAGCTGATTTAATAGATGAAGAACATGATAAAGGAAATCAGATTATAACCAATGTATCAGGCAGTAGAAAAACGCAAGCATTCGGTGCATTATATGGAGCATATGCACGAAAAGATATGGTAAAAAGAGTAGTTTATGTTACCGAAGAAGATCATGAAATAATAGATTTCCCTATTTTAAGTTTTAATATCTCAACAACTAAAAAGTCAATACTTGAACAGATACAATCCGGTACCTCATCTGTAGGTGATATTGCACAAAAGCTGGATATATCAAAGGGAATGACATATAATCATCTCCGGGAACTTAAATCATTAGGATATATCACAGATGAGGATGGGTACAAAATAACGGATTCAGGTAAGCTTGCTGGTATTTAATGCTTTTTATATCTTCAAGAGTTTAAATCATCAAAATTAACATGATTTATGCCCTTTTAAAACTCATTTTGAAATTTTCATTGTGACATGAAACATTGAAAATAATTTAGAGACAGTAGGTATTATTTACCTTGACATTTTATCTCAAAATGTAAAGGAAATTGCTAATTTCCGTTAAAAATTAAAAGTAAATGTATCAATCATGGCTCATTTAACTTTATTTTTTAATAAAAAATAAAGGTTTTTTATTTAAATAATTCACCAACTGATTAATTACTTTTACTTTAGTGGGGGCTTCCGCAAGCAACATAATGTTGTTATCTTTGTTACTCATTATTGGTTACTTACTGTATTGTAGTATATTTCTTCGTATGGTTGAACTACAACGAACCCTTCACCTTCAAATTTCATCTGTATTGATTCACCACTTTCACGACCAATGAATGTCTTGAAAGATACATCAGTATTTATATCAGGATTAAGGTTTCCTGACCATGCAACAGTTGTATCTGGGTCTGTATAAATCGGTTTATCTTTACTAACTTTAAATGTAAGAGGATCATAATGAGTAGTAATTGCAACCATCCCTTCACCCTCAATTTTAACATTGAAAAGTCCGCCTGAAACTGCTCCAGCAATACTTTTCATGGAATGTACATCCCAGTCAAGCCCATCCTCGAAAGCTAGAAGGTCATTTGAATTGACAGTAATCGATTCTCCTTTTAAATCGATGATAGAAATCTTTTTACCATCTTCTGCAAAGTATGCCTGACCAGTACCCTGGGCTTTCATCAGTTCCATTTCTTCTCCTGTCAGTTTACTTTTCAGAAGTTTACCAATACCATGTTCAGTAATACCCTCTCTTTCAAATTTGATATCACCATGATATGCGATCATTGAACCGGTTTTAGCCCATATTTTATCATCTTCAAGGTTTGCTATTAGAATTCTTCCACGTTCTAATCCGAATTTTTCTTCTGAATGGTCGGATTGTTTAGTCTGTTCTAAAAATTCATTTACAGTATAGTTGGTCATTATGACTTCTCCTAACAATTGATTATATTTCAGTCCAAATTTTTAAATCTATGCTTGAGTGTATATTGGTTATGCATGTTATATAAAAAATTGATAAAAGGGAGGTTAACCTGTTTATCTCTCCACTGATACACTACCACTTGCAGATTCAGAGCCTTTTACCACAGCAGTACTGCTTGTCTCTGTTCCTTCAACTCTGGAATCAAATTTCTGTTCAATGGATTTGAAATTAATATTCTTCTCACTGTTGGCATCAACTTCTATTTTCCAGATTGCTTTATCAACAAGTGTTTCAGCAGGTTCGATATTAGTATCGATTATCTCTCCATTTATCCATTGATGTTCTACAGTAACTTCTCTTGTTTCATCTGCGTGGTTTGTAATGGTGATGTTGATCTCTCTTGTGATATTGTTCTGGTTCATCTGTGCATCTAAAACTTTTGTACTACCTTCGATATCATATGATTTTCCAAGGTCTATTTCTACATCATTACCTTCTGCAGTTCTTTCTATGAAATCACTACCTACCATGACTTCCGAACCATTATGATTTCGATATATGCTTATTCTGCCCTCTGGAAGGTCTTTCATATTGTTATCAAATGTTAGTTGTTTAGATACAGTTCTGGAATGGTCGCTGTGAGCTGAACTCTTATAGACGTGATTAACATCTGTGTCAACATTATCATTCATGTAATTGATTGATTTTTGACTGTAAGAATCAATGGTATACATTCCCAGATTGTATAGATTTACTCTTCCTATTGTCTGGAGATCACCTACTGCAGTAGATTTGAATGCTTCAGCGCCTGAACCCATAGAATCCCCGTATTCAGGTAAAATAACTCTACCGCTTCTAACATCACCAGATATCAGGTTTACTTGCCCATCGAATGTTTTACCGCTTGGGTTTTGTATTACAATATCTCCTTCGAACTCGCTCTCAGATTGGGGTCCATCATTTAGCATGAGTTCATATGAAGGATTCCATGTCACACCTTCCATCCTATATTTAAGTTTAAACTCGTAATCACCTTCGGTCTGAGCTTTTATTTTTGCTTTGACGTCAGGGCTATTACCATTTTCTGTAATCATGCGGTTGATATTTTCTCTGTTTATATAGGATATTCCTTCATCGGTATCCATTACAATGTTCATTCCCTCAGTACGAACCAATTTTCCTGTAATGTTTTGATCTGAAGAGAAGACAACGGTTATTTCTTCACCAATATTTTCCTCAAAGCCATTAGCTGTGTTTAGTTTGATTTCTGTAACTTCTACATTTTCTGAGTTTATAGGCTCAAGCTCGATATTTGATTCTGATAAACGGAGTTTATCAAAATCAAGTGAACTGGTAGTATTGATGGTTATCCACTGTGTACCGTCTTCCAAATCAACAGACATTTGTTTCTCTACAACTGCTCCCTGATGGGAATCATAGATCATATAATCCTCAACTTTTTCATCTGAAGCACCGTAAACCTGTAGTGGTATTGATATTGCCAGTAATGCTATTAATGCAACGCTTATTATTGATTTTTTAATATTGCCTTTCATATGTATCCCGATATAAAATTCATGTAGTTAACTATAAAAAAATAGTTATTTTGTTAGGTTGATACCTAACACTGTTTTTAGGTAATTTCATTTAATTATGGAAAAAATCATCAAATAAAAGAGGAAAAAACCGATTTCGCAGATAAAAACGGAGGTTTATATAGGGGTATTATTGGGGGAAGGCAGATGGGAATAAGGTGTTCGATAAATACTTCCCACATAAAAAAAGATTTGTTTAGCATATCAATAACTGGATCGATATGTACATCTCATACCATAATTATATCCGAAAACATCAAACTCTTAGATCACATACCCTATATCAATGGGAAATATGCATTAACTGAACAGTACCTGTCTGACAGCCTGTAAATTCGTGAAAGCAGTCAGTTTCAGGAAAAGATGATCGAATAATATGGATTAAGGGTTTTAATTAAAGAACCAGAAAATCCTGATACTACATTCTGGTTAACAAATTTTATAGGGACAGATTTTTTATTGTGAATACTGATAATCATGTTTATGGACATTAATATCAGGACGATTTTGGCAGGTATTGGAGGGGTAACAGGTATAGGAGCAGTAATCTCTTTCTTGCAAACCGAATTGTTCAGTTCACCAGTTACAACGTCCATTGCATTGATAGCAGTTGGAATTCTGATTCTTGCAATCACACACCGAACAGAGGATAAAGCCATCAGGAATATAGGAGTAATAATCTGCTCGTTTTCTATTATCGCATCTGTTCTATATGGAGTTATATCATTAACAAGCGGGACCCTTACAGTAACACTTTCACTGGCTATTCTGACAACCGGCTTCCTTACAGCAGCCTACATCTCACAGACAGAGCGAAAGATTTTGACACAAAAGAAACTGTCTGTACTTTCGGTAATTTTCTTGTGTTTGTTCGCATTTACTGCAGTTGTTGATGCAGTAGTGAGTGAGCCTGAATATAATCTCGAACTAGAAGAAACCATTACTGAGGTTGAATCTACTGATTATCGGAGTAATTATATAGTAGGTACACTTACTGTTTCCAATCCATCCTTCCTTCCGCTTGATACTGAAAGACAGAGTTATCGGGCATGTTTGACAGGAGTAGATTTTGGCAATGATACGGAAGATGCCGAAGAGATTGAAAGAGTACTTGTAGATATGAGGTTACAGACAGAACGAATACCTGATCCTCTCTTTTTCTCAACAAAAGTAGATGTATTATTTGGCGCTGGATTCGCTGACCGACTTGAAGAAGTCGGTGTGTCTGTGACGGATATACCTGTTGTTGGAGACACACGATGTCCTGATTCTACCGAACAACCACAGCTCACAATTATCACTGCTTAATCTAAAAAATAATTTAGTTTCAGAGTTCTGTTACTGTAGTGTATCATTAGCAAATATATAAAAAAACTTTTTAAAAACTGATTTTTTAACAACATATAATGTCATCTCTACTGTTATTTATTAATCAGGTTGCTGGATGGTTTTTATTTGCCATTATTCTTATAATACCAGGTATCATTGCAGCTACCTTTTGGACACCTTTTTTGGTATCAGAGCGGTTGAGAGCACTGTTTAGAAAACTTCCACCAACAAATTCGGTGTTTTCTTCTTATATTATTGCAGGCATATCTGCTTCACTACCATATATTATCGGTTTCCTGGTTATTCTTGCAGTAGGGGATGTGGATAATACTCAGGTTAGCAACAGTCTAATTACTATGTCACTGTTGCTTTTCATGGTTTATACCATAGGGTTACCTTTTATCGGTGTTATATTATTGCCTAGAATTGGTGTTGATTGGGACCCGCACAATTACAGTGTGTCTACATGGATATTGCTTGCAGCAGGTGGTGCATGGTACGCGATACTCTTCACCATACCTCTTGCAGCTTTTGCATTTCTGCTTGCATTACCAACCGGTTGATTATGTTCGTTTAATGACATGTTTATTCTCCAAATTCTGCTTTTCTTTTTGGCCTTCTTATAAAGTAGTAAAGTAATGCACCTATAAAATGAGTGAAAACGATAATAATGACCCATACTAATTTATCGTTGTCCTGACTGGGTTCCCTAGTAGCACAGTCTACAAGTACCCATAACCAGAATGCAAACAACAATGCAAATATAATAGCTATCAGTACATTAATTGGATATCCAAGAATTATCCCGTATACACTTATTAAAATACCTAGTATTATAGGAATCAAAAATTTATATGTTAATTTTTCCATATTAAACATACCTCAGATATTTTTCCTTTAAAATTTAATTAATCATATTGTGTACTTTTTAAATGATAACGATAGGTTCCAATGATATTAAACATGAGTTAATAGGCTCAAATAATGAATCTAAAATTATACCTCCACATCTATAGAAAAATATTTTGACTATAAACTGTATCTTAAATTTAATAGTTATTTATAAAGATGAAGAAAACCACGATGTCTTTAGCATCGTGGTATGATAAATAGTCAAAAAAAGATAAGTATTTTGCTAAATGATTGTATGATGAATGTATTTAACCCAGAAGAACCATCTCCGTACTGATAAACAGACGTATGAGACCTTGAAGAGGTTGACCAAACTGTCCAAGAACCTGTACAATTTTACATTGTATACGATTAGACAGTACTTCTTCAACTACGGGAAATATCTCAATAAGAATACCGCTTATCATACGGTCAAAGAGAACGAAAATTACAGATTAATGCCATCTCAGGTAGCCCAGAATACTGTGGAAACTGTAGATGGCAGTATGAAATCGTTCTTCAAACTTCTGGATAAGAAAAGAAAAGGAGAATATGAAAAACCAGTTTCACTTCCAAAGTATCTGGATAAAGACGGAAACTTCATATGTACATTCAAGAAAGATCAACTGAAGGTTATCGACGATAAAATCAGACTATCATTGGGTCCTGAATATGGTAGAACATATGGTACCAGATTCTTGTATTTCAAGATACCTGACAATATAATAGGTCAATACATCAATCAGGTCAGGATCGTACCGAAATACAAGGGTAGATGGTTCGAGATAGAATACGTATATCATGAAGACGGGGAGATTGCTGAACTTGATTATAATAGCCATCTATCGATAGATCTTGGAGTGGACAATTTTGCAACCTGCGTGACGACCAGTGGGACTGCATTCATATTAGACGGCAGGGGTATCAAATCTTATAACCGTTGGTGGAACAAGGAGAAGAGCAGGTTGCAGTCAGTCTACGACAAACAGAATGTAGATGATGGAATCAAGATGGATAGGTTCTCTAATAAAAGGTTCTGGAAGATAAACGATTTCATGAACCAGTGCGTTAATCATATCGTTAAACACTGTCTGGAAAATAGAATCGGCAACATCGTGATTGGAGAGATGAAAGAAATCAAACAGGAACAGAATATCGGCAAGAAAAATAACCAGAACTTCCAGACGATACCATTTGCCAGGTTCAAACAGAAATTAGTTTCAAAATGCGAGTACCACGGTATAAACTACCATGAAGTGAATGAAGCTTACACTAGCAAGGTTGATGCACTGGCTTTAGAACCTATCAGGAAACATAATAAATATCTCGGTAAGAGACATAAGAGAGGAATCTTCCAGTCATCTACAGGTAGACTGATTAACGCCGATATCAACGGTGCACTGAATATCTTAAGAAAGGTAATCGGTGATTCCCTTGCAGGGATAGTCGATAGTGGGGACGTGAACTCCCCGGGAAGAATAAGACTTTCAAGGTAGACTTCTTCCGAAGCCGCTGAGTCTTTAGCTCAGCGGTAGTTCACTAATATCAGAAACTATTACATATTAACTAAAGGAAGTACCAAATACGTGAAACATACTCCTATTATCATCTCAGTTCTTGCTTTTTTTGCAACGTTAGCAGCTATTTACTTGATAGGAACAATCTTAAAAATTGAGTGGCTAATATTCTACTCATTCACAGGTGCTCCTTCCGGAGGATTCCTAATTGAAGCAAATATATCATGGATACCGATTATATTAGCATTTATCATGAGTTACATAGGCTGGAAGATTGGAAATAGCAAATTTACAGCATGAACCATGTTGCTATTTCTACAAATCTCCTCTCTTTATTTGATGAATAGATTTCGAACCGACTTTTTCTGTAGGTTTTTAACCGGTTGAAATCATGGAGAATCAGTTGGACTGTAGTATAACTAGCTGATGAGTAGAGAACCAATCCTCTACTATTAATTAACCTATAAGCTAAAGTAAATATTTTTATTAAAGAGACCTTTAATACATATAAAGTTTATAGGCTTTAATATATAATTAAAATATTTAAAATGATGGCTGTGGGTGAATTGATTGAATAAAAATGAAAACAGAGTACTTGCTGGATTGTTTTTGATTATTATGGGTACATTCCTTAAATGGCATGAATTTATGGAATATTACAGGGCTTATGGACCATCTGGCATAGGCGAGGTTAGCCAAAGAGTTTCAGGTACTGTTGCAGGTTATGATCTCACAGCAGGTAAATTCATTTTTGCATTATCACTGATACTTGTTGTTCTGGTATTCCTGCCAAAACCTGCATTATATCATAAAAGGTTGCTTTCAGCAGAATTTTTTCTTACATCTGTAATTGCCGGTCTGTTTTTTATTGGGGGACTAATTCCTGTATTTACACCAACTCAAAATATAGGACCAGGAATAGGTTTAGCAGTTTTACTTGCAGGATGTGTTATCACACTTGTATATATTAAAAAAGATTTAAACAGTTTTAATTCTGATATCTAATAGATGGCTGATGGATATGACACTTGAGATTAACAATCTTGGAAAAACTTTTGGAGGTGAACTACCACTTGGCTAAAGACCAAGTGGCTTCAGAAGGAGTTTACTCCGAAGAACCTTATCCTTCTTGGATGGTTCACACATCCACTATCGGTTATCTCTATGAGAGAATCACCGACTACTTTTCTTAATATGTTCAATGCTCCATTGACATCGGCATTTAGTAATTTACCAGTAGAAGACTGGAACAATCCTCTTTTTACCCTTTTACCCATGTATTTTTGGTGTTTTTCAATGGGTTCTAATGCAAGAGCATCGGTTTTACTGGTATATGCCTCGTCAACTTCTATACAATTGATACCGTAGTATTCACATTTAGACCGAAGTTTCTGCTTGAATTTGCCAAAGGGTATAGTTTGA is part of the Methanohalobium evestigatum Z-7303 genome and encodes:
- a CDS encoding thermonuclease family protein — translated: MSRKNKHKKKVHWTDGDSGTFSDGTRFRLQNVRAPESGQKGGQKAKRVAAGITGRSKNQVTVEEVGRDKYGRKLVKMKNKDGSINKRLRKKGYTDMGN
- the csa3 gene encoding CRISPR-associated CARF protein Csa3; protein product: MTNRTLITTIFDVEPVILCITKFSPSKVILLTEEDAADKKVESIETIEKTFGSMIEIKRKYTSLYDHVQVASDVADLIDEEHDKGNQIITNVSGSRKTQAFGALYGAYARKDMVKRVVYVTEEDHEIIDFPILSFNISTTKKSILEQIQSGTSSVGDIAQKLDISKGMTYNHLRELKSLGYITDEDGYKITDSGKLAGI
- a CDS encoding AIM24 family protein; translated protein: MTNYTVNEFLEQTKQSDHSEEKFGLERGRILIANLEDDKIWAKTGSMIAYHGDIKFEREGITEHGIGKLLKSKLTGEEMELMKAQGTGQAYFAEDGKKISIIDLKGESITVNSNDLLAFEDGLDWDVHSMKSIAGAVSGGLFNVKIEGEGMVAITTHYDPLTFKVSKDKPIYTDPDTTVAWSGNLNPDINTDVSFKTFIGRESGESIQMKFEGEGFVVVQPYEEIYYNTVSNQ
- a CDS encoding DUF4139 domain-containing protein, whose amino-acid sequence is MKGNIKKSIISVALIALLAISIPLQVYGASDEKVEDYMIYDSHQGAVVEKQMSVDLEDGTQWITINTTSSLDFDKLRLSESNIELEPINSENVEVTEIKLNTANGFEENIGEEITVVFSSDQNITGKLVRTEGMNIVMDTDEGISYINRENINRMITENGNSPDVKAKIKAQTEGDYEFKLKYRMEGVTWNPSYELMLNDGPQSESEFEGDIVIQNPSGKTFDGQVNLISGDVRSGRVILPEYGDSMGSGAEAFKSTAVGDLQTIGRVNLYNLGMYTIDSYSQKSINYMNDNVDTDVNHVYKSSAHSDHSRTVSKQLTFDNNMKDLPEGRISIYRNHNGSEVMVGSDFIERTAEGNDVEIDLGKSYDIEGSTKVLDAQMNQNNITREINITITNHADETREVTVEHQWINGEIIDTNIEPAETLVDKAIWKIEVDANSEKNINFKSIEQKFDSRVEGTETSSTAVVKGSESASGSVSVER
- a CDS encoding PLD nuclease N-terminal domain-containing protein — encoded protein: MEKLTYKFLIPIILGILISVYGIILGYPINVLIAIIFALLFAFWLWVLVDCATREPSQDNDKLVWVIIIVFTHFIGALLYYFIRRPKRKAEFGE
- a CDS encoding RNA-guided endonuclease InsQ/TnpB family protein, with protein sequence MYLTQKNHLRTDKQTYETLKRLTKLSKNLYNFTLYTIRQYFFNYGKYLNKNTAYHTVKENENYRLMPSQVAQNTVETVDGSMKSFFKLLDKKRKGEYEKPVSLPKYLDKDGNFICTFKKDQLKVIDDKIRLSLGPEYGRTYGTRFLYFKIPDNIIGQYINQVRIVPKYKGRWFEIEYVYHEDGEIAELDYNSHLSIDLGVDNFATCVTTSGTAFILDGRGIKSYNRWWNKEKSRLQSVYDKQNVDDGIKMDRFSNKRFWKINDFMNQCVNHIVKHCLENRIGNIVIGEMKEIKQEQNIGKKNNQNFQTIPFARFKQKLVSKCEYHGINYHEVNEAYTSKVDALALEPIRKHNKYLGKRHKRGIFQSSTGRLINADINGALNILRKVIGDSLAGIVDSGDVNSPGRIRLSR